The following coding sequences are from one Nicotiana tabacum cultivar K326 chromosome 1, ASM71507v2, whole genome shotgun sequence window:
- the LOC107774824 gene encoding lipoyl synthase, mitochondrial, translated as MNSRFTTLIFRSLKSSHRTHHHHHFLLPQFFSSSAPTPTSTSPSQTLEGLRHRLAAESPTLGDFIRLQSENEYSVEVGTKKKPLPKPKWMKEAIPGGEKYTHIKKKLRELKLHTVCEEAKCPNLGECWSGGETGTATATIMILGDTCTRGCRFCNVKTSRTPPPPDPSEPSNVAEAIASWGLDYVVITSVDRDDLPDQGSGHFAETVQKLKALKPNMLIEALVPDFRGDPGCVEKVAKSGLDVFAHNIETVEELQRVVRDHRANFKQSMDVLMMAKDCAPAGTLTKTSVMLGCGETPDQVVKTMEKVRAAGVDVMTFGQYMRPTKRHMPVSEYITPEAFENYRVLGMEMGFRYVASGPMVSSSYKAGEFYIKSMIESDRAASSV; from the exons ATGAATTCCCGTTTCACAACTCTCATTTTCCGATCACTCAAATCCAGTCACCGGactcaccaccaccaccactttCTCTTACCTCAATTCTTCTCTTCCTCCGCCCCAACGCCTACGTCTACTTCTCCATCTCAAACCCTAGAAGGCTTACGCCATCGGTTAGCCGCCGAGTCACCGACGCTAGGCGACTTTATAAGGCTGCAATCGGAAAACGAGTATTCCGTTGAGGTAGGTACGAAGAAGAAACCGCTGCCGAAGCCGAAATGGATGAAAGAAGCGATTCCTGGTGGAGAGAAGTACACGCATATTAAGAAGAAATTAAGGGAATTGAAACTGCACACTGTTTGTGAAGAAGCGAAATGCCCTAATTTGGGAGAGTGTTGGTCAGGTGGTGAAACTGGTACTGCTACCGCTACTATTATGATTCTGGGCGATACTTGCACCCGAGGTTGCAG ATTCTGCAATGTGAAGACATCACGCACTCCACCCCCTCCAGACCCAAGTGAACCTTCCAATGTGGCCGAGGCCATTGCTTCGTGGGGTCTGGATTATGTTGTTATTACTAGTGTTGACCGTGATGATCTACCTGATCAAGGAAGCGGTCATTTTGCTGAGACAGTGCAGAAGTTGAAAGCCTTGAAGCCAAATATGCTCATAGAAGCACTTG TTCCAGACTTTCGAGGAGACCCTGGCTGCGTTGAGAAAGTTGCAAAATCCGGATTAGATGTTTTTGCTCACAACATTGAAACAGTTGAAGAGCTTCAGCGTGTAGTACGAGATCATCGTGCTAACTTCAAGCAGTCCATGGATGTTCTGATGATGGCAAAGGACTGCGCTCCTGCTGGTACATTGACGAAGACGTCTGTAATGTTGGGTTGTGGGGAAACACCTGACCAAGTTGTTAAAACAATGGAGAAGGTGCGAGCAGCAGGGGTTGATGTAATGACATTTGGTCAGTACATGAGACCAACGAAGCGTCACATGCCTGTATCAGAATACATAACTCCTGAGGCCTTTGAGAACTATCGTGTACTCGGCATGGAAATG GGATTTCGGTATGTGGCTTCTGGCCCAATGGTGAGTTCCTCATACAAGGCGGGTGAATTCTATATTAAATCCATGATAGAATCTGATCGTGCAGCATCTTCAGTGTAA